In Gemmatimonadota bacterium, the following are encoded in one genomic region:
- a CDS encoding sulfatase-like hydrolase/transferase — protein DDGREGGRREDCGREGKPDWVKARRRDLSAEEIAVTRRQYCAAIELIDDQVGRIIEAIERRGMRENTVIVFASDHGEMLGDHGLYTKSVPYEAALRVPLIAAGPGIPGGRTSDALVELIDVNPTLCALAGLPAQEGLDARDLGPVLVGERTTHREEAASALREFRLIRTAEHKLVAHHTGEVELYDLVNDPDELDNVADEQPERVAALQRRLHRRFHFPP, from the coding sequence GGGATGATGGTCGCGAGGGTGGCCGTCGCGAAGACTGTGGCCGCGAGGGGAAGCCGGACTGGGTCAAGGCCCGGCGCCGCGATCTCTCCGCCGAGGAGATTGCCGTCACCCGCCGACAGTACTGCGCGGCCATTGAACTGATCGACGACCAGGTGGGCCGGATCATTGAAGCGATTGAACGGCGGGGCATGCGGGAGAACACCGTGATCGTCTTCGCCAGCGACCACGGCGAGATGCTGGGCGATCACGGGCTGTACACCAAGTCGGTGCCCTACGAGGCGGCCCTGCGGGTGCCCCTGATCGCCGCCGGACCGGGCATACCGGGCGGGCGTACGTCCGACGCCCTCGTGGAACTGATCGATGTCAACCCTACACTGTGCGCGCTGGCGGGCCTGCCGGCCCAGGAAGGCCTCGACGCGCGAGACCTGGGACCGGTGCTTGTGGGGGAACGGACGACGCACCGGGAGGAAGCGGCCAGTGCACTGCGGGAGTTCAGGCTGATCCGGACCGCGGAACACAAGCTGGTGGCGCATCACACGGGCGAGGTCGAACTGTATGATCTGGTAAACGATCCGGACGAGTTAGATAACGTGGCGGACGAACAGCCGGAAAGGGTCGCGGCGCTGCAGAGACGGCTGCATCGACGATTTCACTTTCCGCCCTGA
- a CDS encoding sulfatase, with the protein MKASSPPNVLIVLSDQLRRQALSTYGDPNIVTPHVDALAGRGVRFERATSTCPICVPFRFTLMTGLYAHDRKVPAIEYRMSPAERTLADEFNEAGYETIYTGKWHLDGGHGRMGSAVQCGRTPVKKAYRGRWRKWMGFELRNGPFDTYYFEDDDPVPRPVEGYQTDGLFDLAMDYLERRDPSRPFCMVISVEPPHDPFEAPEALQRSWEAMDIVLPPNVEAADTEAAERFMLNRKRYYAMVENLDWNMGRLGAFLLRTGLHGETVVLFMADHGELGGAHGLRGKQWPYEESTGIPLIVADPRHPERAGAVVEDPVSTEDLFPTILGLAGLKPRDALPGENLAPLINGSVGRLDREGVMLEFVAEQRMGVAFHDWVWRGFRTARYKYTVRGDNHGGTPWQFFDLAADPWEQRNLVEDPAYRAEITRHHDLLRQRMKETDDHFVLLPAFGREGLNTWD; encoded by the coding sequence ATGAAGGCTTCATCACCGCCCAATGTGCTGATCGTCCTGAGTGATCAACTGCGGCGGCAGGCCCTGTCCACCTACGGGGACCCAAACATCGTCACACCCCATGTCGACGCGCTTGCCGGCCGGGGCGTGCGCTTCGAGCGCGCCACCTCGACCTGCCCCATCTGCGTTCCCTTCCGCTTTACCCTCATGACGGGCCTGTACGCCCACGACCGGAAGGTCCCCGCAATCGAATACAGGATGTCTCCGGCGGAACGGACCCTGGCCGACGAGTTCAACGAGGCGGGCTACGAAACGATCTATACGGGGAAATGGCATCTCGACGGTGGCCACGGACGCATGGGATCCGCCGTGCAGTGCGGACGGACGCCCGTGAAGAAAGCCTACCGGGGCCGGTGGCGGAAATGGATGGGATTCGAGCTCAGGAACGGTCCCTTCGACACTTATTACTTCGAGGACGATGATCCGGTGCCCAGGCCGGTCGAAGGATACCAGACCGACGGACTCTTCGACCTCGCCATGGACTACCTCGAGCGCCGGGACCCGTCCCGTCCTTTCTGCATGGTGATCTCCGTCGAACCGCCGCATGATCCCTTCGAAGCGCCGGAGGCCCTGCAGCGCAGCTGGGAGGCAATGGACATCGTGCTGCCGCCCAACGTGGAGGCGGCCGACACCGAGGCCGCGGAACGGTTCATGCTCAACCGGAAGCGGTACTACGCCATGGTCGAGAACCTGGACTGGAACATGGGCCGCCTGGGCGCCTTCCTTCTGCGTACCGGGCTGCACGGGGAGACCGTTGTGCTGTTTATGGCGGACCATGGAGAGCTCGGCGGCGCCCATGGTCTTCGGGGAAAGCAGTGGCCCTACGAAGAGTCCACGGGGATTCCCCTCATCGTGGCGGACCCTCGTCACCCGGAACGGGCCGGTGCCGTGGTCGAGGACCCGGTCTCCACCGAGGATCTGTTCCCCACCATCCTGGGTCTCGCCGGGCTGAAGCCGAGAGACGCCCTGCCCGGCGAGAACCTGGCCCCGCTGATCAACGGCAGTGTCGGTCGCCTGGACAGGGAGGGCGTGATGCTGGAATTCGTGGCGGAGCAGCGGATGGGCGTCGCCTTCCACGACTGGGTGTGGCGCGGGTTCCGTACCGCCCGGTATAAATACACCGTACGCGGCGACAACCACGGCGGCACGCCCTGGCAGTTCTTCGACCTTGCAGCGGACCCATGGGAACAGCGGAATCTCGTGGAGGATCCGGCGTACAGGGCGGAGATCACGCGGCACCACGACCTGCTTCGGCAGCGGATGAAGGAAACCGATGATCACTTCGTCCTGCTTCCGGCATTCGGCAGAGAAGGACTGAACACCTGGGATTGA
- a CDS encoding NIPSNAP family protein, translated as MIGRARRTSAVGETEMIYEERIYKIMPGRVPDILDRFTNHAVPLFEKHGMKLVGFWQTAVGPSNHEVTYLLAFEDANHRDRAWAAFMADPAWIKAKADSERNGVLVAEVANRILTPVPFSPLQ; from the coding sequence ATGATCGGGCGTGCTCGTCGAACCTCCGCCGTGGGAGAAACCGAGATGATCTACGAAGAACGGATCTACAAAATCATGCCCGGCCGCGTGCCGGATATCCTGGACCGGTTTACGAACCACGCCGTGCCCCTCTTCGAGAAACACGGCATGAAACTGGTCGGTTTCTGGCAGACCGCGGTGGGCCCGAGCAACCACGAGGTCACCTATCTGCTGGCCTTTGAAGACGCGAACCACCGCGACCGGGCCTGGGCGGCGTTCATGGCCGACCCCGCATGGATCAAGGCCAAGGCCGACAGCGAGAGGAACGGCGTGCTGGTCGCCGAGGTGGCCAACCGGATCCTGACGCCGGTTCCCTTCTCTCCCCTGCAATAG
- a CDS encoding pyridoxal-phosphate dependent enzyme — translation MLKLYDRDAAQELRHLLGRFTRAPVAHLPTPLQDCPRLGEALGGPRIFIKRDDMTGLAMGGNKARQFTYSLGPALENGCDYLVHGSDSQSNQSAQTAAAAARLGMKSIVVIPRDHRSYPVSGNLLLNHLMADQIKYVFPLTVKDELKKQIDELESKGSKAYDTSSDGAILRAVAYVDAVLELCEQLAQRSITPRAIYTSSMTHTIVGLVVGLRAVSASFKAVGLNYWVGDDREMQERLAPVANECASVIGLKHTFTPDDFDVSCAFAKPDFGEPSRTSLETMRLVAQTEGIVLDPVYTAKAMDGLAIHIREGRFQTDDSVVFLHTGGTPAVFAYGDELFG, via the coding sequence ATATTGAAGTTGTACGACCGTGACGCCGCGCAGGAACTGCGTCACCTTCTGGGCAGGTTCACCCGAGCGCCGGTGGCCCACCTGCCCACTCCGCTACAGGACTGTCCTCGCCTCGGGGAGGCCCTCGGGGGCCCCCGCATATTCATCAAACGCGATGACATGACCGGGCTGGCCATGGGCGGAAACAAGGCCCGCCAGTTCACCTACTCGCTGGGTCCCGCCCTCGAGAACGGGTGCGACTACCTGGTCCACGGCTCCGATTCCCAGTCCAACCAGTCCGCGCAGACCGCCGCGGCCGCCGCCCGGCTGGGCATGAAGTCCATCGTGGTCATCCCGCGGGACCACCGATCCTATCCCGTTTCCGGCAACCTGCTGCTCAACCACCTCATGGCGGACCAGATCAAGTACGTCTTTCCCCTGACCGTGAAGGACGAGTTGAAAAAGCAGATCGACGAGCTGGAATCCAAGGGGTCGAAGGCATACGACACGAGCAGCGACGGCGCGATCCTGCGTGCCGTGGCCTACGTCGATGCCGTCCTTGAACTGTGCGAACAACTCGCGCAGCGGAGCATAACCCCAAGGGCCATCTATACGAGTTCCATGACCCATACCATCGTAGGGCTGGTCGTCGGACTGCGCGCCGTCTCCGCCAGCTTCAAGGCCGTCGGGCTCAACTACTGGGTGGGAGACGACCGGGAGATGCAGGAACGTCTCGCGCCCGTGGCCAACGAATGCGCCTCGGTCATCGGACTGAAACACACTTTCACACCGGACGATTTCGATGTCTCCTGCGCGTTCGCCAAACCGGATTTCGGCGAACCGTCGCGAACCAGCCTCGAAACCATGCGCCTGGTGGCGCAGACCGAGGGCATCGTACTCGACCCGGTTTACACGGCCAAGGCCATGGACGGCCTGGCCATACACATCCGCGAGGGGCGGTTCCAGACGGACGATTCCGTCGTATTCCTTCACACGGGAGGAACGCCCGCCGTATTCGCCTACGGAGACGAGCTCTTCGGTTGA
- a CDS encoding amidohydrolase family protein, protein MGCDLEQNVRPVWWKVKVSFDLEKAERYGYTEPVSHETNRSYPPQPRGTFMSVPDYQDFDRSFWDEELADFVPETVYDMHVHMWSERHRGKLPPGPTGLRLEIDYQDHLAWAEKLYPGRRMHYLVLGTPIPGGIDTEGHNDWMAGEMKQDPESAINMMVTPDMTPEYVAAQVKKHGFLGLKPYRTFAPDPTHCRIRDFLPESFIEVAHDLGLAITMHMSKPEGPADADNQRDLADYTKRYPRAQWILAHCARAFNCFMMERAIHFLTDLPNIWYDTSAVNDLYSQYLLMKHEDRSRVMFGSDNVVAGCARGKYVTYGRAWTYYEGTTETTPHCDSRATLVIYEQLRQEKQVADMLGLTSQEIEDHFSGNARRFLRQVRGQQDWR, encoded by the coding sequence ATGGGATGTGATCTCGAGCAAAATGTGCGTCCGGTATGGTGGAAAGTCAAAGTTTCTTTTGATCTTGAAAAGGCAGAACGATATGGGTACACTGAACCGGTCTCACACGAAACGAACCGCAGCTATCCCCCGCAACCGCGAGGAACCTTCATGAGCGTACCAGACTACCAGGATTTCGATCGAAGCTTCTGGGACGAGGAACTGGCCGATTTCGTGCCGGAAACCGTCTATGACATGCACGTGCACATGTGGTCGGAACGTCACCGGGGAAAGCTTCCGCCGGGTCCCACCGGGCTCCGGCTGGAGATCGACTACCAGGACCACCTCGCCTGGGCGGAGAAGCTGTATCCCGGACGCAGGATGCACTACCTCGTTCTCGGCACGCCGATCCCCGGCGGGATCGACACGGAAGGCCACAACGACTGGATGGCCGGGGAGATGAAGCAGGACCCTGAATCGGCGATCAACATGATGGTCACGCCGGACATGACGCCGGAGTACGTGGCCGCCCAGGTGAAAAAGCACGGCTTCCTGGGCCTCAAACCCTACCGGACCTTCGCGCCGGACCCCACCCACTGCCGCATCCGGGACTTCCTGCCCGAGTCCTTCATCGAGGTGGCCCACGACCTGGGACTGGCCATCACCATGCACATGTCCAAGCCCGAAGGGCCGGCGGACGCGGACAACCAGCGGGACCTGGCCGACTATACGAAGCGCTATCCCCGCGCCCAGTGGATCCTCGCCCACTGCGCACGGGCCTTCAACTGCTTCATGATGGAACGCGCCATCCACTTTCTCACGGACCTGCCCAATATATGGTACGACACGTCGGCCGTGAACGACCTCTACTCCCAGTACCTGCTGATGAAGCACGAGGACCGGTCGCGCGTCATGTTCGGTTCGGACAACGTGGTGGCGGGATGCGCCCGGGGCAAGTACGTCACCTACGGGCGGGCGTGGACCTACTACGAAGGCACGACGGAGACGACGCCCCACTGCGATTCCAGGGCGACGCTGGTCATCTACGAGCAGTTGCGGCAGGAGAAACAGGTGGCGGACATGCTGGGTCTGACGTCGCAGGAAATCGAGGACCATTTCTCCGGCAACGCCCGGCGGTTCCTGCGACAGGTCCGCGGTCAGCAGGACTGGCGCTAG
- a CDS encoding alanine--glyoxylate aminotransferase family protein, with translation MRKHYRLMIPGPIEVSPDVLAHMSDPLTAHYGDRWVEIWRKTVSNLQRVIGTEGDVFPLVGSGHTANDVVMNSLFNPGDRILTLDNGLFGKRLDDLARAFGLDSVVSKKPWGIPFEAADIHEAAAANPGLKAVFMVHGETSTGVANPVHELAAAAREHGMLVLVDTIASVGGEQYLMDAWDIDVTVCASQKALGAPPGLALVAVSDRAWDAMKDRREPRGFMADLQNLRHFAETQADVHPHPGTMPVNNFVALIRSTDDILEEGLEACWTRHRKVARVVREGVRAMGLKVMADERAACVNMTVILSEDRFKPVAFSDFMKAEYGMHVGLGLGDYVNRTIRVGHMAHNANLEAVTPFLVGLEQYLRRQGFDVARGACLAGLD, from the coding sequence ATGCGCAAACACTACCGTCTGATGATCCCCGGTCCCATCGAAGTCAGCCCCGACGTGCTCGCCCACATGAGCGATCCGCTTACCGCCCACTACGGAGATCGATGGGTGGAGATCTGGCGTAAGACCGTTTCCAATCTCCAGCGCGTGATCGGGACGGAAGGAGACGTCTTCCCGCTCGTGGGATCGGGCCACACGGCCAATGACGTGGTCATGAACAGCCTGTTCAATCCCGGCGACCGGATCCTGACGCTCGACAATGGTCTCTTCGGCAAGCGACTGGACGATCTCGCCAGGGCTTTCGGGCTGGATTCGGTGGTGTCGAAGAAACCCTGGGGTATCCCCTTCGAGGCTGCGGATATCCACGAGGCGGCCGCGGCAAATCCAGGTCTGAAGGCGGTCTTCATGGTGCACGGTGAAACGTCGACGGGCGTAGCCAACCCGGTGCATGAACTGGCGGCCGCCGCCCGGGAACACGGCATGCTCGTCCTGGTGGACACCATCGCTTCCGTGGGCGGCGAGCAGTACCTGATGGACGCCTGGGACATCGACGTCACGGTGTGCGCCTCCCAGAAGGCCCTGGGCGCGCCGCCGGGCCTGGCCCTCGTGGCCGTGAGCGACCGGGCCTGGGACGCCATGAAAGACCGGCGGGAGCCCCGCGGGTTCATGGCCGATCTGCAGAACCTCCGCCATTTCGCCGAGACCCAGGCCGACGTACATCCCCATCCCGGCACCATGCCCGTCAACAACTTCGTCGCGTTGATCAGAAGCACGGACGATATCCTTGAAGAGGGGCTCGAGGCCTGCTGGACCCGGCACCGCAAGGTCGCCCGCGTGGTGCGGGAGGGCGTGCGCGCCATGGGCCTCAAGGTCATGGCCGATGAACGGGCCGCCTGCGTCAACATGACGGTCATCCTGTCGGAAGACCGGTTCAAGCCCGTCGCCTTCTCCGATTTCATGAAGGCCGAGTACGGCATGCATGTCGGTCTGGGCCTGGGCGACTACGTGAACCGGACCATTCGCGTGGGTCACATGGCGCATAACGCCAACCTGGAGGCCGTTACGCCCTTCCTCGTCGGACTGGAGCAGTACCTGCGCCGCCAGGGATTCGACGTGGCGCGCGGCGCGTGCCTGGCCGGCCTGGACTGA
- a CDS encoding phytanoyl-CoA dioxygenase family protein, translated as MTRPDDLDIYLFDLQGFLHLEQALTKAEVAELNACLDAIPPLSPGEWHGYVHAHTYGTVDGLNLQQIYEAGAPFEALIDHPSWIDRIKHFVGGEGTFDYAHGPLFIDENFANFRETGEAIGLHSGGYPPIMRNGFRYHGGRFMCGQINVLIALTDIGPGDGATMVIPGSHKSNFTHPDFARHAMKPKGASVEGIAASVELFMEAGDALLFVDGISHGSAMRRNAGTRRIVVYRYGPSWGNFRHGYQPSPELLERLTPDRRQIVSPQKVAPDGAPYGGPDLH; from the coding sequence ATGACCAGACCGGACGACCTGGACATCTACCTGTTCGACCTGCAGGGCTTCCTCCACCTGGAGCAGGCCCTGACGAAGGCCGAGGTGGCGGAACTGAACGCCTGTCTGGACGCGATCCCGCCCCTGTCTCCCGGTGAATGGCACGGTTACGTCCACGCCCACACCTACGGCACCGTGGACGGCCTGAACCTGCAGCAGATCTACGAGGCGGGCGCTCCGTTCGAAGCGCTGATCGACCATCCTTCCTGGATCGACAGGATCAAGCACTTCGTGGGCGGGGAGGGTACCTTCGACTACGCCCACGGGCCCCTGTTCATCGACGAGAACTTCGCAAATTTCCGGGAGACGGGCGAGGCGATCGGACTGCACTCCGGGGGATACCCGCCCATCATGCGTAACGGATTCCGCTACCACGGCGGCCGGTTCATGTGCGGCCAGATCAACGTGCTGATCGCGCTGACCGATATCGGACCCGGCGACGGCGCCACCATGGTCATCCCCGGCAGCCACAAGTCCAACTTCACCCACCCCGATTTCGCCCGGCACGCCATGAAGCCGAAGGGCGCCTCGGTGGAAGGTATCGCCGCGTCGGTGGAACTGTTCATGGAAGCCGGTGACGCGCTGCTCTTCGTGGACGGTATCTCCCACGGTTCGGCCATGCGACGGAACGCGGGCACCCGGCGTATCGTGGTCTACCGGTACGGACCGTCATGGGGCAACTTCCGACACGGTTACCAGCCGTCTCCCGAGTTGCTGGAACGCCTTACCCCGGACCGGCGGCAGATCGTCTCACCGCAAAAGGTCGCGCCCGATGGAGCGCCCTACGGCGGGCCCGATCTGCACTAG
- the ggt gene encoding gamma-glutamyltransferase codes for MIHRLKTLAVLCGFILLSTTVQTSHAASRKPVVGKKGMAVAVEPLATQIAADILKRGGNAVDAAVGLGLALAVTHPSAGNIGGGGFMVIRLADGTAVAIDYREKAPGKAHARMYLDPDGNRAVNQNVVLTRGDGTSYHPFTNRIHHLAIGVPGTVAGFALALEKYGTMSMAEVIQPAIDLAENGFILTERIARGLNGRKVIFDQIPASKAAMLRSDGEAWQEGDRWIQKDLAETLKLIAQHGHDGFYKGRTAELIEKDMKAGGGMIDRTDLANYQAIVREPIRNTYRGEYEIISMPPPSSGGITMSLMLNILEGYDVSRMGHNASNTLHIMTEAMRRAYAERARHLGDADFVEIPGHLTTKEYAAELRTTIDPFFATPSEELGPELTMATEPMETTHYSVVDQWGNGVSNTYTLEGGYGSHIVIAGTGMITNNEMGDFNYQPGVTRNTGQIGTPPNLIEPNKRMLSSMSPTIVTRNGELYLVVGSPGGRTIINTTMQLILNVVDHGMNIQEAVDAPRIHHQWFPDFLRVEGGVGTDVVDAMKTKGHNLSSRGWGGGSYRQGDGHSIMVDPETGDRLGAPDPRIEGAAFGH; via the coding sequence ATGATTCATCGATTGAAGACCCTGGCCGTTCTGTGCGGCTTCATCCTGCTGTCCACCACCGTTCAAACGTCCCATGCGGCTTCGCGCAAGCCGGTGGTCGGCAAGAAGGGCATGGCGGTGGCCGTCGAACCCCTGGCCACGCAGATCGCCGCGGACATCCTCAAGAGGGGCGGCAACGCGGTGGACGCGGCCGTGGGACTGGGGCTGGCCCTGGCGGTGACCCATCCTTCCGCCGGCAACATCGGCGGCGGCGGCTTCATGGTCATCCGCCTCGCGGACGGTACGGCCGTGGCCATCGACTACCGGGAAAAGGCGCCCGGGAAGGCCCATGCCCGGATGTACCTGGACCCGGACGGTAACCGGGCCGTGAACCAGAACGTCGTCCTCACCCGCGGCGACGGCACCTCCTATCATCCCTTCACCAACCGGATCCACCACCTGGCCATCGGCGTGCCGGGCACCGTCGCGGGATTCGCCCTGGCCCTCGAGAAGTACGGCACCATGTCCATGGCGGAGGTCATCCAGCCCGCCATCGATCTCGCCGAGAACGGTTTTATCCTGACGGAACGCATCGCCCGGGGACTGAACGGGCGCAAGGTAATCTTCGACCAGATCCCCGCGAGCAAGGCGGCCATGCTGCGCAGCGACGGCGAGGCCTGGCAGGAAGGCGACCGCTGGATCCAGAAAGACCTGGCGGAAACCCTGAAGCTCATCGCGCAACACGGTCACGACGGGTTTTACAAGGGCAGGACCGCCGAGCTGATCGAGAAGGACATGAAGGCCGGCGGCGGCATGATCGACCGGACCGACCTGGCCAACTACCAGGCGATCGTCAGGGAACCCATACGCAACACCTACCGCGGGGAATACGAGATCATCTCCATGCCCCCGCCGAGTTCGGGCGGCATCACCATGTCGCTGATGCTCAATATACTCGAAGGGTACGACGTGAGCCGGATGGGCCATAACGCGTCCAACACCCTTCACATCATGACCGAAGCCATGCGCCGGGCCTATGCCGAACGCGCCAGGCACCTGGGAGACGCGGACTTCGTCGAGATACCGGGACATCTCACGACAAAGGAGTACGCCGCGGAGCTTCGGACCACGATCGATCCCTTCTTCGCCACGCCCAGCGAGGAACTGGGACCTGAACTGACCATGGCAACGGAGCCCATGGAAACAACCCATTATTCCGTCGTCGACCAGTGGGGCAACGGCGTATCGAACACCTATACGCTTGAAGGCGGGTACGGCTCCCACATCGTCATCGCGGGAACGGGCATGATTACGAACAACGAGATGGGCGATTTCAATTACCAACCGGGGGTCACCCGAAACACCGGACAGATCGGCACGCCGCCGAACCTCATCGAACCGAACAAGCGGATGCTGAGTTCGATGTCGCCGACCATCGTTACGCGCAACGGCGAACTGTACCTGGTAGTGGGCAGCCCCGGGGGACGCACGATCATCAATACGACCATGCAGCTGATCCTGAATGTCGTCGATCACGGCATGAACATCCAGGAAGCAGTCGACGCGCCGCGCATCCACCACCAGTGGTTCCCGGACTTCCTACGCGTGGAAGGCGGAGTGGGGACCGACGTCGTCGACGCCATGAAGACGAAGGGGCACAATCTCAGCAGCCGCGGATGGGGAGGCGGTTCATACCGCCAGGGAGACGGCCACAGCATCATGGTGGACCCCGAAACCGGCGATCGCCTGGGCGCCCCTGACCCCAGGATCGAAGGCGCTGCATTCGGACATTAG
- a CDS encoding amino acid permease, with the protein MAKQQRLRKELRFFEVYAVATGTTLSAGFFLLPGLAAMEAGPSLVLAYLVATLPLIPAMLCVVELATAMPRAGGVYYFVDRSLGPFAGLITGIGTWLALILKVTFALVGMGAYIALFFPGLPQLPVALALAAGLGAVNYFGAAKSGRLQIYLVMALLLLLAGFVGGGVPALDAVAFEGLFDVEITTLMGTAGLVYISYVGVTKVASLAEEIEKPEKTLPRGVFLALATAVAVYALGTTVMVGVIPIERLAGDLTPAATAAGILYGWWGSLLLSVAALLAFVSVANAGILSASRYPLAMSRDRLLPVGMSQVTARGVPVRSLLLTVGSILVILLTLDPVGIAKLASAFQLVVFAVVCFAVVVMRESRIAEYDPGYRSPWYPWMHIAGMVLPFLVIWQMGLPAILFIVGFIAAGTLWYFYYARFRADRNGAIYHMFERLGRSRYQGLDRELRGILKEKGLRDEDPFEDMITRCQPVDFEEEVDFGRVTAVAAEKLSPRIGLSIDEINDRFMQKTDAGGTPVAEGVMLRHFRMPDIALPELVLVRAFEGVRVDYKNPVTGTLTSDNIHAFFFLVSPAEHTSLHLRMLARIAERADDVNFGLVWMAAVDEHALRDIFLRSDRYLTVPVLPQSPASGLIGVPVSEMEIPGGCRIVWIRQFDEVIVPTGDTVIKSGDLLTVIGDPGDLNAFRRMYHD; encoded by the coding sequence ATGGCGAAACAACAGCGCTTGAGGAAGGAACTTCGGTTCTTCGAAGTCTACGCCGTCGCGACGGGCACCACGTTGAGCGCGGGCTTCTTTCTATTGCCGGGCCTTGCGGCGATGGAGGCCGGTCCTTCCCTGGTGCTGGCCTACCTGGTGGCGACCCTTCCCCTCATCCCGGCCATGCTCTGCGTCGTGGAACTGGCCACCGCCATGCCCCGCGCGGGCGGCGTGTACTACTTCGTCGACCGGTCCCTGGGACCATTCGCCGGACTGATCACGGGGATCGGTACCTGGCTGGCGCTCATCCTCAAGGTCACCTTCGCGCTGGTGGGCATGGGTGCCTACATCGCCCTTTTCTTCCCGGGCCTGCCCCAGCTGCCCGTGGCCCTGGCGCTTGCAGCGGGCCTCGGCGCGGTGAACTACTTCGGCGCCGCGAAGAGCGGCCGCCTGCAGATCTACCTGGTGATGGCCCTGCTCCTGCTGCTGGCCGGTTTTGTCGGCGGCGGGGTCCCGGCGCTGGATGCCGTCGCGTTCGAGGGCCTCTTCGACGTCGAGATCACCACGCTCATGGGGACGGCGGGACTGGTCTACATCAGCTACGTGGGTGTGACCAAGGTCGCGAGTCTCGCGGAAGAAATCGAAAAACCGGAAAAGACCCTTCCCCGGGGCGTATTCCTGGCCCTGGCCACCGCCGTCGCAGTGTACGCCCTTGGCACGACGGTCATGGTGGGCGTCATTCCCATCGAACGCCTCGCGGGCGACCTTACGCCGGCGGCGACGGCGGCCGGCATCCTGTACGGCTGGTGGGGAAGCCTGCTCCTCTCCGTGGCGGCCCTGCTCGCCTTCGTCTCCGTGGCGAACGCGGGTATCCTGAGCGCTTCCCGCTATCCGCTGGCGATGAGCCGGGACCGCCTGCTGCCCGTCGGTATGAGCCAGGTAACCGCCAGGGGCGTGCCGGTCCGCTCGTTGCTGCTCACTGTGGGCAGCATCCTCGTCATCCTGCTGACCCTCGACCCCGTGGGCATCGCCAAGCTGGCGAGCGCCTTTCAACTCGTCGTTTTCGCCGTCGTGTGCTTTGCGGTCGTCGTGATGCGGGAAAGCCGCATCGCCGAGTACGACCCGGGATACCGCTCGCCCTGGTACCCCTGGATGCACATCGCGGGCATGGTGCTGCCCTTCCTGGTGATCTGGCAGATGGGTTTGCCCGCCATCCTGTTCATCGTCGGATTCATCGCCGCCGGGACCCTGTGGTATTTCTACTACGCGCGGTTCAGGGCGGACCGCAACGGCGCGATCTACCACATGTTCGAACGGCTTGGCCGGTCGCGTTACCAGGGGCTGGACCGGGAACTGCGCGGGATCCTCAAAGAGAAGGGGCTTCGGGACGAAGACCCCTTTGAAGACATGATCACCCGGTGCCAGCCGGTCGATTTCGAAGAGGAAGTCGATTTCGGTCGGGTTACCGCCGTTGCGGCGGAAAAGCTGTCGCCCCGGATCGGGCTTTCAATCGATGAGATCAACGACCGATTCATGCAGAAGACCGATGCCGGCGGAACGCCGGTCGCCGAAGGCGTGATGTTGCGCCATTTTCGCATGCCGGATATCGCCCTGCCGGAACTGGTACTCGTCCGCGCATTCGAGGGCGTACGGGTAGACTATAAAAACCCCGTGACCGGCACGTTAACTTCCGACAATATCCACGCGTTTTTCTTCCTGGTCAGCCCCGCGGAGCACACCTCGCTGCATTTGCGCATGCTGGCCCGGATCGCGGAACGGGCCGACGACGTGAATTTCGGCCTGGTGTGGATGGCCGCGGTCGACGAACACGCCCTTCGCGACATCTTCCTGCGGAGCGACCGTTACCTGACCGTCCCGGTCCTTCCCCAGTCGCCCGCGAGCGGCCTGATCGGAGTGCCCGTATCGGAAATGGAAATCCCAGGAGGATGCCGGATCGTGTGGATACGCCAGTTCGACGAGGTGATCGTCCCCACGGGCGATACCGTGATCAAGTCCGGCGATCTGTTGACTGTTATTGGAGATCCCGGTGACCTGAACGCCTTCCGGCGGATGTACCACGACTAG